The following proteins are encoded in a genomic region of Pseudorca crassidens isolate mPseCra1 chromosome 5, mPseCra1.hap1, whole genome shotgun sequence:
- the ZBTB21 gene encoding zinc finger and BTB domain-containing protein 21 has product MEGLLHYINPAHAISLLSALNEERLRGQLCDVLLIVGDQKFRAHKNVLAASSEYFQSLFTSQENGSQTVFQLDFCEPDAFDNVLNYIYSSSLFVEKGSLAAVQELGYSLGISFLTNIASKTPQAPFPTCPNRKKPFTEDDENSSQKRSVIVCQSRNEAQGKTVSQNPADLSHPPRPSPGIAVQANASKAPGPKPTEPAHHVAAAEKSRPKDGPAGLARPPELAGPSEEPSRGGLAKRGAAPPPKPPQDRGAADERPGASTPLPRGVAVELALRSPRPPVLSLRGAPETPFLLKEAGRGGGPGEDRNLLYYSRLGLVIPAGGPVPGGQGVDRSGPLVKSLLRRSLSMDSQVPVFAPAADLQPPQGSCSGSGDAAGNSLGAFSQGPSSRDASEAAAPDARSPAPQPHRLRSFSASQPAERPGAAPGPEVRVKAEPRSPPEPGDIIRVTVGDGAATTRDLVPQADDDRQDASRLPAKRRFQADRRLPAKQPKAEGRGSPGAGDPRAERSSPPLLEADFPGSDLSKDEFGELEGARPNKKFKCKHCLKIFRSTAGLHRHVNMYHNPEKPYACDICHKRFHTNFKVWTHCQTQHGIVKNPSPAASSHAVLDEKFQRKLIDIVREREIKKALILKLRRGRPGFQGPGGSPVQAIKRSLRSRAKGAYVCTACGKAYRFLSQLKQHVKMHPGEKALGAGRATRPRERAAPGGPAGGGSELYLCRLCNAKLSSLLEQGSHERLCRTATVCPYCSLRFFSPELKREHEGKCEYRKLTCLECMRTFKSAFSIWRHQVEVHNQNSMAPAAGASPPRPDLNGEASGPTRPQALPEPGRADAATAAAAAAAATAAAEDDPAGGRGPEPVNFDPEDAPCLPEDLSLSRPLKVQVKEEPAEGAEEEAPEPGAAPKDLWPCEKCGKTFPAPKQLERHQELLCSVKPFICHVCNKAFRTNFRLWSHFQSHMAQAAEDPAHREPEVGPGPTGSPSPPPLPPPLPKIQPLEPDSPTGLPENPAPSADKLFAARESDTLFYHAPPLSAITFKRQFMCKLCHRTFKTAFSLWSHEQTHS; this is encoded by the coding sequence ATGGAGGGGCTGCTGCACTACATCAACCCAGCCCACGCCATCTCTCTCCTGAGCGCCCTCAACGAGGAGCGCCTCAGAGGGCAGCTGTGCGACGTGCTCCTGATCGTGGGGGACCAGAAGTTCCGCGCGCATAAGAACGTCCTGGCCGCCAGCAGCGAGTACTTCCAGAGCTTGTTCACGAGTCAGGAGAACGGGTCACAGACTGTGTTCCAGCTGGACTTTTGTGAGCCAGATGCTTTCGACAACGTGCTGAACTACATCTATTCTTCGTCTTTATTTGTGGAGAAAGGCAGCCTTGCTGCTGTGCAGGAGCTAGGCTACAGCCTGGGCATCTCTTTTCTGACCAACATCGCTTCTAAGACGCCCCAGGCCCCCTTTCCAACGTGTCCCAACAGAAAGAAGCCCTTCACGGAAGACGATGAGAACAGTTCTCAGAAGAGAAGCGTCATCGTTTGTCAAAGTAGAAACGAGGCCCAGGGGAAAACCGTGAGTCAGAATCCAGCCGACCTCAGCCACCCTCCTCGGCCCTCCCCCGGCATCGCCGTCCAGGCCAACGCCAGTAAGGCCCCCGGTCCCAAGCCCACGGAGCCAGCGCACCACGTGGCAGCAGCTGAGAAGAGTCGGCCGAAAGATGGCCCCGCGGGCCTCGCGAGGCCCCCCGAGCTCGCCGGGCCATCGGAGGAGCCGAGCCGAGGCGGCCTGGCCAAGCGGGGCGCGGCACCGCCTCCGAAGCCCCCGCAGGACCGGGGGGCCGCGGACGAGAGGCCGGGCGCCAGCACTCCGCTCCCCCGAGGCGTGGCCGTGGAGCTGGCACTGCGGAGCCCGCGGCCGCCCGTGCTGTCTCTGCGCGGCGCCCCGGAGACGCCCTTCCTGCTGAAGGAGGCGGGCCGGGGCGGCGGGCCGGGCGAGGACAGGAACCTGCTCTACTACTCCAGGCTGGGGCTGGTGATCCCGGCCGGGGGGCCGGTGCCCGGGGGCCAGGGCGTGGACAGGAGCGGCCCGCTCGTCAAGAGCCTCCTCCGCCGCTCGCTGTCAATGGACAGCCAGGTCCCCGTCTTCGCGCCCGCCGCCGACCTGCAGCCCCCGCAGGGCTCCTGCTCGGGCTCGGGCGACGCGGCGGGGAACTCGCTTGGCGCCTTCTCTCAGGGGCCATCCTCCAGGGACGCGAGCGAGGCGGCGGCCCCCGACGCCCGGTCCCCGGCCCCCCAGCCGCACCGCCTCCGGTCCTTCAGCGCGTCTCAGCCGGCGGAGCGGCCGGGGGCAGCCCCCGGGCCCGAGGTGCGGGTCAAGGCCGAGCCGCGCAGTCCCCCGGAGCCCGGCGACATCATCCGTGTCACAGTGGGGGACGGTGCGGCCACCACGAGGGACCTGGTCCCGCAGGCGGACGACGACCGGCAAGACGCAAGCCGACTCCCGGCCAAGAGGCGGTTCCAGGCGGACAGGAGGCTGCCGGCCAAGCAGCCGAAGGCCGAGGGCCGGGGCTCGCCGGGCGCGGGAGACCCCCGTGCGGAGCGTTCGAGCCCGCCTCTTCTCGAGGCCGACTTCCCGGGTTCTGACTTGAGCAAGGACGAATTCGGCGAGCTGGAGGGTGCGAGaccaaacaaaaaatttaaatgcaaacaCTGCCTTAAGATCTTTAGATCCACGGCCGGCCTTCACCGGCACGTGAACATGTACCACAACCCCGAGAAGCCCTACGCCTGCGACATCTGTCACAAGCGCTTTCACACCAACTTCAAAGTGTGGACGCACTGCCAGACGCAGCACGGCATCGTGAAGAACCCGTCCCCGGCCGCCAGCTCGCACGCCGTTTTGGACGAGAAATTCCAGAGGAAGCTGATCGACATCGTGAGGGAGCGGGAGATTAAGAAGGCCCTGATCCTGAAGCTGCGGCGCGGCCGGCCCGGCTTCCAGGGCCCCGGCGGCTCCCCCGTGCAAGCCATCAAGAGGAGCCTGCGGTCCCGGGCCAAGGGCGCGTACGTGTGCACGGCCTGCGGGAAGGCCTACCGCTTCCTCTCCCAGCTCAAGCAGCACGTGAAGATGCACCCGGGAGAGAAGGCCCTCGGGGCCGGCAGGGCCACCAGGCCCAGGGAGCGCGCGGCGCCCGGGGGCCCGGCGGGCGGCGGCTCAGAGCTCTACCTGTGCCGCCTCTGTAACGCCAAGCTCTCTTCTCTTCTAGAGCAGGGGAGCCACGAGCGCCTGTGCCGCACGGCCACCGTGTGCCCCTACTGCAGCCTCAGGTTCTTCTCGCCCGAGCTCAAGCGCGAACACGAGGGCAAGTGCGAGTACCGCAAGCTGACCTGCCTGGAGTGCATGCGCACCTTCAAGTCGGCCTTCAGTATCTGGCGGCACCAGGTGGAGGTGCACAACCAGAACAGCATGGCCCCGGCCGCAGGCGCCTCCCCGCCCCGGCCCGACCTCAACGGTGAGGCCAGCGGCCCGACCCGGCCACAGGCCCTGCCCGAACCCGGCCGGGCCGACGCCGCCacagctgccgccgccgccgccgccgccaccgccgccgccgaaGACGACCCCGCGGGCGGCCGCGGCCCCGAGCCCGTGAACTTCGACCCGGAAGACGCGCCCTGCCTCCCCGAAGACCTCAGTCTCTCCAGGCCGCTGAAGGTCCAGGTCAAAGAGGAGCCGGCGGAGGGGGCCGAGGAGGAGGCGCCCGAGCCCGGCGCGGCCCCCAAGGACCTGTGGCCATGCGAGAAGTgcggcaagaccttcccggcgccCAAGCAGCTGGAGCGGCACCAGGAGCTGCTGTGCTCCGTGAAGCCCTTCATCTGCCACGTCTGCAACAAGGCTTTCCGCACCAACTTCCGGCTCTGGAGTCACTTCCAGTCCCACATGGCTCAGGCCGCCGAGGACCCGGCGCACAGGGAGCCCGAGGTGGGCCCGGGCCCCACTGGCTCCCCATCGCCGCCCCCTCTGCCCCCGCCGCTGCCCAAGATCCAGCCCCTGGAGCCCGACAGCCCCACGGGCTTGCCCGAGAACCCGGCTCCCAGCGCCGACAAGCTCTTCGCGGCTCGGGAGTCAGACACGCTCTTCTACCACGCGCCACCCCTCTCGGCGATCACGTTTAAAAGACAGTTTATGTGCAAGCTCTGCCATAGGACATTCAAGACGGCGTTCAGTC